ttaaaggaaaggaaagcaattgcTGAAGTGTGCCTTCTCCATGCCCTTGGAAAAGATGGAAGAACTGAAGCTGGACTGGGATGTGAAACGATTTGAAGTTGGTGAGGTGGAAGGGATTCCTCTTACAAAGGAGATCTGTGAAAGGTGGCATAAAATCTGGGCTTTCCAAGCCAAGCCTGATGACCTGCTCATAGCAACCTATGCAAAGGCAGGTGAGTATGCAAGCAGGAAAGATAGGGGGTGCTACTGAGGCACCTTTGACTTACCAGGCACATAATGTGACCCAAGACTTGCAGTTGTTTCCACTAGACCTTTGCATCGATTGGATTCAACACACCAGAAAATTATCTTGCTCAAGAAGACCCATAAACATTTTCAAGGAGTTCAGAACCTTCTGGTGGATTGTTCCCATTGTACCATATTTTAAAATCTCTGTTAAGGCATTTGTGACTCATGGATTGGCAAACAGGACCTATTGTTTATAACGAATGTGGATGTTGCCCATGAAATGCCTGCTTTCTGTAAAATGTTAGTATGGTTCATAGTGATACGCCTTGTGATTGCTTGTCACTGAAAGCACATAATGTTGTTGGACCTTCAAAGGGTTCAGAAGATAACATTTAATGACCCTGACAAATTCAGGCTGAACATGAAAGAATTGAGGATCTGTAAGCCAATGCATAATGTGGAAGCTTTCAAACTTTATAGCCTATACTATTTTTGCAAATGTGTGTTTCAAATCCCAACAAAAATCTTCCTCTGCTGCTTTTCCTTCCTCCACCCCATAACCTCTCCTATATAACCTTTTCAACTTTAAAAGGGGGGCGTTGGACTGCTATTATAAATGCAAGTGTGAAATGTGTAGTCTGTCCCTCATGAAGGATATGTGTACATGGACAGTATACACAGGAAAATAGCCAGAACTGGATACCAATGGCCGCTACAAGCAGCAGGCATGTGAGGAAGGTCACATAAGGTTCATAAGGCTTTTCTTGCATTATAGGGTGGGGGACATAGCTTTGAAGTTAACATATATTCCTTATGCGTTCTTCACTCTCAGTTGACAAATGTATCTTTGATGCGCCCCAGTTTATATTTATCTAAAAGCAACACTTGTTGTTATTTgctcaacaaaggtccgtatagttaaagctatgattttcccagtagtgatgtatggaagtgagagctggaccataaagaaggccgattgccgaagaactgatgcttttgaattatggtgctggaggagactcttgagagtcccatggactgcaagaagatcatatctatccattctgaaggaaatcagccctgagtgctcactggaaggacagatcctgaagctgaggctccaagactttggccacctcatgagaagagaagacttactggaaaagaccctgatgttgggaaagatggagggcacaaggagaaggggacggcagaggacgagatggttggacagtgttctcgaaagtactaacatgaatttgaccaagctgctggaggcagtggaagacaggagtgcctggcatgaactggtccatggggtcacgaagagctggacatgactaaacgactaaacaacaacaacaatcagcatTGAGCTAGCCAAACCATCTGTTGCTTTTAGATGGGAGATGTGTGTAATGTGGACTCTAATATTTTCTGGCTCCAGTCCATGAAAAATTAGGAACTCGTAAATCTTTTGCCACAAGACCAaactcttcttttgtttcttattatCAGGTACAACATGGACACAGGAGATTGTAGACATGATCCAATGTGACGGCGACATTGAGAAATGCCAGCGTGCTTCCACTTACGATCGGCAACCTTTTATCGAATGGGTGCTGCACAAGAATTTGCCCACTGGTAAGCTACAGATCTGCAGGTCAACTTGTGTAAAGTTATCAGATAAAATATTGCTAAGAAATTCAAAATAATATCCATATTATGAAAGTGTTCCTAAAGAAAATGGAGAGGCTAATATGATCTAGGATTATTTACTGGAATGTCATATTTCATTCTGAAAAAGGCAAAGTGAGTGTCAGAAAAGGACTGTTAGGAAGtcaatgcttattttattttattttattgtcactCGTCTTAACTGCCAAAAGCAGAAAATTGCTCCATATTCTCCTTCCTAAAGCCGTACTGTTGTTTTTTTGCCTTGAGAAAATTATCAAAAAACAAAATCAcctaaaatatataatgaaatagaATAAAGATATGAATGAAAAGAGAAAAATAGAAAAGCATTGAACAAATTGTCCTAAGAGGAGGGTCAAATTAGCCGTGAAGTCATCAGTGGCTAGGATGACTCTGAATGTTCCAGACAACATTCTGAGACTAGATGAAGATATGAGATCATTTTTTTTCAAAGCCCCTGAAGGCAAAGCCCCAAGGACACTGAAAGGAGATAAACATTTATGTTTTCCACTAGGCTAAGATCTAGCAATGCATTAGCATTGCACGTGGGTCTTGGAAAGTCTGGTCTGCAGCCCTAAAAAATGCTATTGGCTGGATAATGTTAAAGCATACTGTTCAATAACAACGGCTTGTTTCTCAGGCTTGGATAAAGCTGAAGCCATGCCCTCACCAAGAACACTGAAAACTCATCTTCCTGTACAACTGGTGCCTCCATCATTCTGGGAACAAAACTGTAAGGTAATGGGTTGGGCAGGAAGCTTGGCAAGCAGGTTAGTGTCATACTAGGATTGGGTTCAGAGATCTCCACACAGTTGTGAAGcttactgagtgaccttggggggCAGCTACTgtatctcagcctaacttacctccaCAGGgttgtgtgaggataaaatggaggaagAACCACAGATGTCTCCTTGACTTCCTTGGAATTGCAGTGTCCAGTTGAATTGCAGCTGAATAGAATACTGGCAGGTTTCTAGAATATTGTATCCCAATCTATGAGTAGGGAGAGCTTTCAGGAATTCCAGTGCATGCCCTGGATTCGGTTTCCTTTGAATGAAATCACTGGACACTGATGGCGTTTCTGTAAAATCAGAATTTATTTACAGATATATGCAGAGGCTGAGCATAATTAACACTCCAACATATCCTACTTCTCTATTAGGTTTTCCAGTATGGCTCCCCAATGCCATAGCACTGGATTCTCATAGAGAGCAGGTCAGGTCTCTGCGTCCCTTTCAGTCTCAGTGCTATTgtcctcttttcctttctttctttctttctttttctttctcacataccctccaacatttctccaatgaaaacagggatgccctattcaataacagcaacaataacaagaataatattatttataccctgcgcatctgactgggttgccccagccattctgggcagctttcaacatacagtggtacctcaggttacaaacgcttctggttacaaacgcttcaagttacagactctgctaacccggaagtagtacctcgtgttaagaactttacctcaggatgagaacagaaattgtgtggcagtggcgcagcggcagtggaaggccccattaactaaagtggtacctcagattgagaacagacctctggaatgaattaagttcttaaccagaggtaccactgtatataaaacataattaagcatttttttaaaaaaaaacaaaactttcctatacagggctgccttcagatgtcttctaaaggttgtatagttacttatctccttggttcgtgggccgcataactccataccctctgatgaaaatagggatgtcctaaggaaaagcgggacattccaggaccaaataataaattgggatggcttctgtaaatccagaactgtccctggaaagtagggacacttAGAGGCAATATAGGGGAACATGAGACAGATACCAGTAAAGTGATCTAATTCatgtttaagaacataagaagagccatgttggatcaaaccaaaggcctatctggtctagcatcctgttctcatccaGATGCCTATAGAAGCCCAAGAATaggaaataataacaatagtcctctcctgctgttgttccccagagacaagtattcagagacatacagcCTCTAATATGGGATACCatcctgactagtagccattgatagcctaaacctccatgaatttgtctagacCCCTTTTAAAGTTGtcaaagctggtggccatcactgcatctggTGGGAGCAACTGCCATCATTTAACTATGCACGGTTGTGAAGAGGCATTTTCTTCCGCCTGTCCTCCTGAGTCTTCCAAAATCGAATTTCACTGGACGGTCCTgtgttctagtattatgaaagtGCACTTGCACTTTCTCCACTGGCGAATAATGGTATCTTCTCACTTCTATGCCCACCGCAGGTCATCTACGTGGCAAGAAATGCCAAAGACAATCTAGTGTCTTTTTATCACTTCCACAGAATGAATCAAATGATGCCTGAGCCAGGAACATGGGAGGAATTTTTTCAGAAATACATGGATGGAAAAGGTGAACGGAATGCTTTGTGCCATGATCTATACATTATCTATGTATTTTAAATTCAAGTAGCAAACTGATAATGGGAAGTTAAAAACTTTTTGCCAAACACTGCACATGGCTCCTTTCTAGTTAGAAGGGGAAAAACAGACTCAAGCTTCGTTCAGACAAgatgcaactgctgctgctgcatataAGACCAGCTTCTGATCTGGGAATAAGAGCGCAATCTGTTTTAGATGGGATTGATTTATGAGCCAAGGGAGGAAGCTGGGATGAGTGGAGCATAAGGCATCCTGTTTAGGAAATCTCCTGCCTTTTCCTCATTCCGGAAGGGAATGTGCCCCTTGGTCCATTTTACTACAGTCTTGATGTTCAGGCAATTATCTTTTTTATTTAGGAAAAAGTTGCCAAGCTTGAGCACGTTAAATGTTCTGAGTTTGGGTGTGATTTGACAGTTGTTCCATCATAACAAACTCTGATCATAGCAGTTATCCAGCTTAGTCCCCTGAATCGGTGTTGTCTAACCAAGACCTGGGGGGAAAttaactattttttatttatttattttaaattgtcttTCCTGTCATTGTAGTCATGGAACTGTTTGGCCCCAGTGAATTTTCTTCTGTCGTGAACAAACTGACATATATTTTGTAAATCCGTAACATGTCCTTGTTTAAGTTTATAGTCTCTTTAGTCTGTGATATGAAATTCTTCCTTAAGCTGTTTAATTCATTTTTATCCCTTAGTGCTCTGGGGTTCCTGGTATGATCATGTAAAAGGCTGGTGGGAGGCAAAAAATAAGTACCGGATTCTTTACCTCTTCTATGAAGATATAAAAGAAGTGAGTGTTTATTTTTAGGCTTCAGACCACAAACGAGTTAACACTAGACTACAGGGATTTAAACCTAAGATTGACTTATTATAGTAAACATGTGCAGGATTGCATTGTTGGTTAACAATTGGTTTATTTTCCTATTCCTGGTTAATTCCTGGATTTCATTCCCTCCCTTTCCACAGAATCCAAGGTGTGAAATTCAGAAGATCCTGAACTTCCTGGAAAAGGACCTGGAAAAGGAGGTTCTAGATAAAATAATCCATTACACACAATTTGAAGTCATGAAAAATAATCCCATGGCAAACTACACCTTTTTGCCTCCAGAGATCCTGGACCATTCAATCTCCCCATTCATGAGAAAAGGTGCTACTGGAGGCAGGGGGCATTGTTTTTTCTACAGGGGTACAGCTCAGGGAGCAGAAGGCCTGAGTCTTTTGCACTATGGTCCTGATCTCCTACCCTTtccactctaataataataataataataataataataataataataataataataataataaatttattatttgcaccccgcccatctggctgggtttccccagccactctgggcggcttccacaaagaccaaaaatacactaatatgtcatacattaaaaacttccctgaacagggctgccttaagatgtcttctgaatgtcaggtagttgtttatctctttgacatctgatgggagggcgttccacagggcgggcgccactaccgagaaggccatctgcctggttccctgtagctttgcttctcgcaatgagggaaccgccagaaggccctcggcgctggacctcagcgtccaggcagaatgatttTGAAAAACCTTTTTTGGAAATCTTGGCTGGGTGCAATTCAGCGGGACTCCAATCACAGGTCAGCCTTATCTGTTCTCTAGTGGTGTGTTGATCTGTGCTTGCTGGATATTGTGTGTACAAGCAATCCTCTTTTTTCAGGGGGGTTCTGTTCCAGACCCTAGCACACATCAGCAGAGCATGCGTAAGCCCGTTCCACCATGCTCCAACCTGTTCTGCCCCTTTTAATTACATCTTGGGGggtacttttgggtttggtgccgtgcgtgtgtgtgtgatcacCCATCATTTGGAGGCTCCTAAATTGAGAGTTTCCTGTGCAGATGGTATTGAATGGGGACAGAAGACTTGTAAGCACATGCAATAGTAGCTAGATGGTGTGGGGAGGCAAGAACTGCACATGAGAGAGAGGAGCTCTATTCGATGTCTGACAAGACTTGCTTTAGTTTTAATATGTACATAAGCAGCAGTTCTCTCCAAGCATATGAAGATGTGTGTTGGGGACTGTGCCCCGAGGTTTTTTAAAGGCCTAGTAATACTCCTGTTTTCCAGGATTAAATCATTTTTCCtatatggcgctgtggtctaaaccactgagcctagggcttgccaatgagaaggtcggcggttcgaatccccgcgacggggtgagctcccattgctcctgcccacctagcagttcgaaagcatgtcaaaatgcaagtggataaataggtaccgctccggcgggaaggtaaacggcgtttctgtgcgctgctctggtttttccACAtaatccggaaaaactgtctgtggacaaacaccagctcccttggccagtaaagcaaaatgagcactgcaaccccagagtggtttgagactggacttaactgtcaggggacctttacctttacctttaatggtagTTTGTTCCCAatagttgtggggttttttgctagTATCTTTCAAATTTGTGACCTTTGAACAGtagaattaatttttttaactgaAACTGAATATTGTCTGTCTTTGGCTTTCTCTGCTCTAGGAACTGTTGGGGACTGGAAGAACCATTTTACTGTGGCACAAAATGAGAAATTCGATGCAGAGTATAAAAAGAACATGGCAGGAACTTCTCTGACTTTCCGCATGGAACTTTAAGCAGGGTCTATTATCCTCTTAGTACGTTacattattaaaaacacaacctTATAGAATACACATTTGCCTGATTAAAATCGGTATAGCTTAattctgagaagacatgcataggattgcactgcaaaagtCTTAATCCATCACACTTTCTTGTACAATTCCTTTTATACTTGCTGGTCTTCATTATCTTCTTCAATATAAAGTATATTGTGGCAATCATTTCAACCTAAAATGTGAATTGAAGATGGAGCTATGCTGATTGACAAAAGGGACTTCTGCTTGCCTAATGGcagttcccaccccaccctctcagTATCTAACACAGAATTTGGGgagtaaattgtgtgtgtgtgtaaagcagaAGTTTGGAAAAGTTTGTCCTTGGGGTGAAAAGAGGATCCTTTCATCTCTTCATTCTTTTTCATATTCAAAGTGATTTCTTGCGCCAATTCCTAGGGTTCCCAACTGGTTTATTTCAGGGGAGGGCAGGTGGGGGACTGTCCTGGAGGCAGAATGAAAAACAACGCTGGAATGGGATTGAGAGTTTCCCAATCCAGCATTTTcttctcttctgcctctgagGCAGCCCCACCTCACCCGTTTCTCCTTGAAATGATCCATTCATTCTCCACTCCACttcaatgaaatacagtggtacctcgggttacatacgcttcaggttacagactccgctaacccagaaataataacccgggttaagaactttgcttcaggatgagaacagaaatcgcgtggcggcggtgggaggccccattagctaaagtggtgcttcaggttaataacagtttcaggttaagaacggacctccggaatgaattaagtacgtaaccagaggcaccactgtaaatatatccTATGTCCAGTATTCACTCCTGTCTCTCAGCACCCCTGTCTCCCTTGGCCAGTTTTTGGCCTCTCCGCCTCGGACTTGCGCAGGAAGAACAAAAGGTCATACAGGAGTTGCTCCTTGTGGCAGAGATGGCAGGACATGCTCTGTCTGCTCACTTCTGCAGCCCCACATCTCATGCCAGGTGCACATGAACACTCATAACCCCCTCTCCTCTTGAGCCCCGTCCAGTTCTTTCCCTTTATCTGCACTACCAACACTGaatcctggagatggaggttaaatAGAAGAGGGGAGaacacccaccaccaccagtgtctacactaaggttaccagatttttttcaatgaatctggggacacttttcaacttcaatggattttgtatggggactgatttgtaaattccgggactgtcccccACAGTCAGGGACATCTTGTAACCTTAGTCTACACAAACATTCGCCGAGACAGGTGTGGGAGAGGGGAGCTTGACAGGCACATTTGCAGGACATTGTGGgaaccaggacatttgcaggcaCCATGTCGGCAAAGCCTAGGggtaggcaatgctgagctgttgtttagtcgtttagccatgtgcgactcttcgtgacctcatggaccagagcacgccaggcactcctgtcttccactgcctactgcagtttggtcaaactcatgctggtagcttcaagaacagtgtccaaccatctcgtcctctgtcgtccccttcttcttgtgccctccatctttcccaacatcaggaggtggccaaagtattggagcctcagcttcaggatctgtccttccagtgagcactcagggctgatttccttcagaatggataggtttgatcttcttgcaatccatgggactctcaagagtctcctccagcaccataattcaaaagcatcaattcttcggtgatcagccttctttatggtccagctctcacttccatacatcactactgggaaaaccatagcttttactatacggaccttaaaaATGCTGAGCTAGGGTACCCCAAAAGTGTGTTGAGGTGTGAGGCAACATCCTGCATTCGTGGCACAAGGCAGCAGGTTTTATCATCATCAAAAATCAATACACGGAAGAGAAGATATGCTTAGGATGCGAGCAAGCATTAATAttatacagtaaaggtaaaggtaaagggacccctgaccattaggtccagttgtgaccgactctggggttgtggcgctcatctcgctttactggccgagggagctggcgtacagcttcgaggtcatgtggccagcatgactaagccacttctggcgaaccagagcagcgcacggaaacactgtttaccttcccactggagtggtacctatttatctacttgcacttttatgtgcttttgaactgctaggagcaGGGACTCAGAAACAGGAGcacaccctgtcgcggggattcgaaccaccaaccttctgatcagcaagttctaggctctgtggtttaacccacagcgccacccacgtccctaataatATATTATACAGTACTGTGGGACAAAGCTCCTTGTAACCCTTAGAGCTGCGCTTTGACCCTTCTGTGGTCCCATATCCCGCCCCCCGCCCATTATACGCTTTTTAATCTACTGTACTGTACacttgggctttttttttttttttttttgttaaggcGATCATTGCTCCACCTTGTTCCACGGTATGACTGCAACAGCTCATTGTTTATTTTCCACCCGCTTTTACCCAAAGAGCAAGCACGGCCACTGCACATGTGAACGAACTGCGGGGAAGACTCTAGGAGACGAAAGATGTACCACTTTCCCccgcttatttgtttgttttgcagcacAGGAAATTCTTTACTAAAAacttaataaattaattaataa
The sequence above is a segment of the Podarcis muralis chromosome 4, rPodMur119.hap1.1, whole genome shotgun sequence genome. Coding sequences within it:
- the LOC114596426 gene encoding sulfotransferase 1C1-like translates to MPLEKMEELKLDWDVKRFEVGEVEGIPLTKEICERWHKIWAFQAKPDDLLIATYAKAGTTWTQEIVDMIQCDGDIEKCQRASTYDRQPFIEWVLHKNLPTGLDKAEAMPSPRTLKTHLPVQLVPPSFWEQNCKVIYVARNAKDNLVSFYHFHRMNQMMPEPGTWEEFFQKYMDGKVLWGSWYDHVKGWWEAKNKYRILYLFYEDIKENPRCEIQKILNFLEKDLEKEVLDKIIHYTQFEVMKNNPMANYTFLPPEILDHSISPFMRKGTVGDWKNHFTVAQNEKFDAEYKKNMAGTSLTFRMEL